In the genome of Monodelphis domestica isolate mMonDom1 chromosome 2, mMonDom1.pri, whole genome shotgun sequence, one region contains:
- the LOC107651391 gene encoding LOW QUALITY PROTEIN: putative C->U-editing enzyme APOBEC-4 (The sequence of the model RefSeq protein was modified relative to this genomic sequence to represent the inferred CDS: deleted 1 base in 1 codon; substituted 1 base at 1 genomic stop codon) translates to MEPLYQEYLTNHGTVVKPYYWLALTLDCSKCPYHIQTGEEARVTHTEFYQLFGFPCGPSPQTKHLTFYELKTSSGNLVQKGQASSCTEYDTHPESMLFEMGSYLESLIHNNDNSEQISLYSNYCPCNEANHCCISKMYNFLMRYPDVNLNVYFSQLYHAETNFPVSAWNCEALQSLASLWPXVTLNPISGGIWHYLLYHFVSDVSGAILYQPLWLARALADRHNAYEIRAITGVKPHFIDVLPQTTVNPNTKAQLDLQKCPLSNVFPQESSQVMNNQLPLMMMTPEQRTPIIFMLVPFGEQQPLSVGQNPSKPKNIVRHLNMPRMLLKETKDPRGPRAGKLVETVEIIEQFSDTKEVRKKKE, encoded by the exons ATGGAGCCCTTATACCAGGAATACCTAACAAATCATGGAACTGTAGTAAAACCTTATTATTGGTTGGCCTTGACTCTAGACTGTTCTAAGTGCCCTTATCACATCCAGACAGGGGAAGAAGCAAGAGTTACTCATACTGAATTTTATCAGCTCTTTGGATTCCCTTGTGGGCCTAGTCCTCAAACAAAACATCTCacattttatgaattaaaaacatCTTCTGGCAACCTGGTGCAAAAGGGTCAGGCTTCAAGTTGCACAGAGTATGATACACACCCAGAATCTATGTTATTTGAGATGGGTAGTTATCTTGAGTCACTCATACATAACAATGACAACAGTGAACAGATCAGTCTTTATTCTAACTACTGTCCTTGTAATGAAGCCAACCATTGCTGCATCAGCAAAATGTACAACTTTCTGATGAGATATCCAGACGTCAACCTCAATGTATATTTCTCTCAGCTTTATCATGCGGAGACTAACTTCCCTGTTTCAGCATGGAACTGTGAAGCTTTACAGAGTCTGGCTAGTTTATGGCCTTAGGTCACTCTGAACCCAATT AGTGGTGGAATCTGGCATTATCTTCTCTATCATTTTGTGAGTGATGTCTCCGGGGCAATTCTTTACCAACCACTTTGGCTTGCAAGAGCACTGGCTGACAGACACAATGCTTATGAAATCAGAGCAATCACAGGAGTGAAACCACACTTCATTGATGTACTTCCCCAGACAACAGTGAACCCAAACACAAAAGCTCAGCTGGATTTACAGAAATGCCCTTTAAGCAATGTATTCCCTCAGGAGTCTTCTCAAGTGATGAACAACCAACTACCACTCATGATGATGACTCCAGAACAGAGGACACCTATAATTTTTATGTTAGTGCCTTTTGGAGAGCAACAACCACTCAGTGTAGGTCAAAACCCATCCAAGCCAAAAAACATTGTAAGGCACTTAAACATGCCTCGGATGTTATTAAAGGAAACCAAAGACCCCAGAGGACCCCGTGCTGGAAAACTAGTGGAGACTGTGGAAATCATAGAACAATTTTCAGACACTaaagaagtaagaaagaaaaaagaa